The genomic window TTCATCGGCCACTACACGCCCGAGGACGGCTCGACCGTCGGCGTCGGCATGCCGGTCTCCGTCAACTTCACCCGGGGCATCACCAACCCGGAGGCCGTCGAGAACGCCATCGAGGTGACCACCGAGCCGTCGGTCCCGGTCGAGGGCCACTGGTTCGGCAACGACCGGCTCGACTTCCGCCCGGAGAAGTACTGGGCGGCCGGCACGAAGGTGACGGTCAAGCTCAACCTGGACGGCGTCGAGGGCCGGCCCGGGGTCTACGGCAAGCAGGCCAAGTCGTTCTCCTTCACCATCGGCCGCAGTCAGGTCTCCACCGCGGACGCCAAGTCCCACACCATGAAGGTCGTACGGGACGGCAAGCTCATCAAGACGATCCCGATCACCGCCGGCGCCCCGTCGACGACGACGTACAACGGCCAGATGGTGATCAGCGAGAAGTACCGGGTGACGCGGATGAACGGCGCCACCGTCGGCTTCGGCGGCGAGTACGACATCAAGGACGTGCCGCACGCGATGCGTCTGTCCACCTCCGGCACCTTCATCCACGGCAACTACTGGGCCTCGTCCGGCACCTTCGGCTCGGCCAACGTCAGCCACGGCTGCGTGGGCCTGCGGGACGTGCGCGGCGGCTGGGACAAGAAGGCCCCGGCGGCCTGGATGTACAACAACTCGATCATCGGCGACGTCGTGATCGTGAAGAACTCCAAGGACAAGCAGATCGCCCCGGACAACGGCTTGAACGGCTGGAACATGTCCTGGGCGGAGTGGACCAAGTAGGACCCGCTCAGAACCCGCTCAGGACTCGCGCAGGCCCCGCTCAGGGCTCGTGCAGGGCCCGCTCGGGATCCGCGTGACGTACGGGCCCGGTGCTGTGACGGACAGCACCGGGCCCACTCATGTGCTGTGCTTCTGGGGGAGACCCCCCGGACCCCCCTGGCACTAACCTGCGGGTCATGACCGTTTCTCTCGAAGTCTCCGAAGGCGTCGGCACCATCCGCCTCGACCGCCCTCCGATGAACGCCCTCGACATCGCCACCCAGGACCGGCTGCGCGAGCTCGCCGCCGAGGCCACCGACCGCGACGACGTGCGCGCCGTGATCCTGTACGGCGGCGAGAAGGTGTTCGCGGCCGGCGCGGACATCAAGGAGATGCAGGTGATGGACCACGCCGCGATGGTCAAGCGGTCCAGGGCCCTGCAGGACTCGTTCACCGCCGTCGCCCGGATCCCCAAGCCCGTCGTCGCCGCCGTCACGGGCTACGCACTGGGCGGCGGCTGCGAGCTCGCGCTCTGCGCCGACTACCGGATCGCCGCCGACAACGCCAAGCTGGGCCAGCCGGAGATCCTGCTGGGGCTCATCCCGGGCGCGGGCGGCACCCAGCGGCTGGCGCGTCTGGTCGGCCCGTCCAAGGCCAAGGACCTCATCTTCACGGGCCGTCATGTGAAGGCCGACGAGGCGCTGGCGATCGGTCTGGTCGACCGGGTCGTCCCGGCGGCCGAGGTGTACGAGCAGGCGCACGCCTGGGCGGCGAAGCTGGCCCAGGGCCCGGCGCTGGCTCTGCGCGCGGCGAAGGAGTCCGTCGACGCGGGCCTGGAGACGGACATCGACACGGGCCTGGCGATCGAACGGAACTGGTTCGCGGGCCTGTTCGCGACCGAGGACCGCGAGCGCGGGATGCGCAGCTTCGTGGAGGAGGGGCCCGGCAAGGCGAAGTTCCTCTGAGCCGCGCCCGGTTGGACACACGGTGCCGGTATGTCAACCTGATGGGCGGCTTAAACAGACCTTAAGGGAATCCTAAGACTCGTGCCTGCGCAGCGCTTCGCGATCAGTTGTAAGCGGTGCGTCATCGCAGGTCAGATGGGCCCTCGAAGGGTTGATCTGCCAGTGTCATATGCCAAACCGATGCTCCGGAATCAAGGATTCCGGAGCATCGGATTTGGCCGGAACGGCCACGGAACGTGCTCCGGGCGGCCATGATGGGGGCATGGCGGGGCTGGAGGGTAGGGAGCAACCGCGGCAGCGCGGGAGTGTGACCGCTGCGCGGTGGATGCCGGCCGTTGAGGACGAACAGGCGGTCAAGGCGCTCGAGTTGTTCGGGAACCCGACGGACGAGGAGGTCCGGCTGCCGTCCCGGCCCGAGTCCGCGGCCACCGCCCGCAGGCTCACACAGAGTGTCGTTCTCCGTCAGTGGGCGCTCTCCCCGCAGATTGCCGAGCATGCGACCCTGCTCGTCTCCGAACTCGTGGGGAACGCGGTGCGTCACACCGGGGCACGGGTCTTCGGGCTGCGGATGCTGCGCAGGCGCGGCTGGATCCGGGTCGAGGTGCGGGACCCCTCCCGTGGGCTGCCGTGTCTGATGCCGGTGCACGACCTGGACACCAGCGGCCGCGGCCTCTTCCTGGTCGACAAGCTCTCCGACCGCTGGGGTGTCGATCTGCTGCCGCGCGGCAAGACGACCTGGTTCGAGATGCGCGTCGCCGACCGCGTCTGACTGCCTGCCGGAAGCACGAAAGCCCCCTGCTGCCGTCGTGCGGCGCCTGGGGGCTTCATGCGTGCGGCCGTGGACGTTGGGGGTGTGATCCACGACCGCTCTGGAACGACCTGGCCCGGGTCAATGGGGGTCGTGTCACCGACTATGGCAGACGAGGGGCCTTCCCGCCAAAAGTCCCTACTGGTGCATATCTGTCCATAGCACCCCAATGGGAAAGTGAATCAAAGGTGAAATGAGCCACCTGCCTCGGAAATATTGAATAAGTATGGGCCGGTCCGGGTGATCCATCGATCCTGGCGCTGTCCGATGGCTGTGGCGGCGAGACGACTCGCAATAGTCCCGAAGTAGGCAAATCATTATTTTTCGCCCTCGGATGCGTATCGTGATCACCGTGATTCGCATCGGTCGGCACGGCGCCCTGCGCGCACGAGTGCACACGGGCGCCGCGCTCGCCGTTCTGCTTCTGCTCTCCGTCGTCGCGGCGGGCTGCACCGCCCCCGACCGGCAGAGCGGACGGGAGTCCGCCCCGCCGCCCCCGACCACGGAGGCGGCCGCCGTCCCCGCCGGGCTGCCCGGGATGCCGCCGGTCCTGGACCCGAAGGACATCTACGCGGCCGACCGCCCCGGCCGGCTCTCGCCGACCGTCGCCGGTTTCCCGTCACGCGTGTACGTCCCGAACACGCTCTCCCACACGGTCACGGTCATCGACCCGGCGACGTACAAGATCGTCGACACCATCCCGGTCGGCGACCATCCGCAGCACGTCGTGCCCTCCTGGGACCTGAAGACCCTGTGGGTGAACAACAACCGCGGCAACAGCCTCACCCCGATCGACCCGGCGACCGGCAAGGCGGGCAGCCCCGTCGACGTGCACGACCCGTACAACCTCTACTTCACGCCCAACGGCCGGTACGCCGTCGTCATGGCCTCACTCGACCGCGAGCTCGTCTTCCGCGACCCGCACACCATGCAGGCGCTCAAGACCACCCCGGTGTCCTGCTACGGCGTCAACCACGCGGACTTCTCCGCCGACGGGCGGTACTTCATCGTCTCGTGCGAGTTCTCCGGGGAGCTGCTCAAGGTCGACACGGAGCGGATGGAGGTGACCGCCCAGCAGAAACTCCCGCTCTCCGGCGCGATGCCGCAGGACGTGAAGCTCTCGCCGGACGGCAGGACCTTCTACATCGCCGACATGAAGGCCCACGGCGTATGGGTGCTGGACGGCGACCGGTTCACCGCACCGAACCTGCTGCCCACCGGAAAGGGTGCCCACGGCCTCTACGTCAGCCGGGACTCCAGGGAGATGTACATCACCAACCGCGGCGAGGGCTCCATCTCCGTCTTCGACTTCGCCCGGGACGACCTCACGAAGAAGTGGCAGCTCCCGGGCGGCGGTTCACCCGACATGGGCGGGGTCTCCGCCGACGGCAAGGTGCTCTGGCTGTCCGGGCGCTACCACTCGGAGGTGTACGCCGTCGACACCACGACCGGCCGGCAGCTGGCCCGCATCCCGGTCGGCGACGGCCCGCACGGACTCGCGGTCTATCCGCAGCCGGGCCGCTACTCGCTCGGCCACACGGGCGTCTTCCGCTGACCCGGAGCCGGTCGTCCCAGCCGGTCGTCCCAGCCGGGCATCTCAGCCGGTCGTCTCAGCCGGAGACCAGCAGCGCCTCGGAGCCGACCGGCCGGTACCCCGCCTGCTGGAACGTCCGCACACTGCGCGCGTTCCCCGGCGACTGCTGCGCCCACACGTATCCGCCGCGCGGGACCAGATGACGGGCGGCGAGCGCCAGCTCCACGCCGAGCCCGGCACCGCGCGCCTCCAGGTCCACCTCGATCGCGGCCTCCCACCGGCCCGCCACCCCGCGGCCGAGGACCAGCACGCCGCCGTCCGCCGCCCACACCCGTACGTCGTCGCGGTACTTGAGGGCCCGCGCCACCCGGGGGTGGTCCTGGTCCTCGAACTCGCGCAGCGGGAGGTCCGGCAGTCCGGACCGCCAGGGGGCGACCGACAGCAGATCGATCGTGTTCATGGAGCGGGCGGTCCTGGCCATCAGCGCGCTGAGGAAGCCGGGGTTCATGCTCGCCGCGAGCGGATCGCCGGCCGCGGCCGCGAGCGTGGACCGCACCCACGCGGGGTCCTCGTCCGTGAACACGACGGAGTGCGCGGTGAAGGCCAGCACGCCCGCGTCCCGCGGATCCGGCTGCGGAACCACCGTGGTCGTACCGTCCGGCGGCGGGAACTCGCCACGCGCCGCCGCCGCCAGAATCCGTACCAGCTCGTCGCTCACCCCTCCATCCTCGCGCACCGGCCGCGCCGATAGCCTGACCTCCGTCAGTAATGCACCAAGAAGGGGTGGACAGTGGCGGACATCGAGTCGGCGCGCAAGGCCTTCGACCGTTACGACCTGAACGGCGACGGGTTGATCTCGGCCTCCGAGTACAAGAGCGTCATGGCGCAGCTGGGCGACTTCCACGTCACCGAGACGGTCGCCGAGGCCGTCATCAAGGCCAAGGACGGCAACGGCGACGGCCTGCTGACCTTCGACGAGTTCTGGGCGTCCTTCGACAGGAGCTGACCCCGCCGGCACACGGAGCGGCCCCTGGCGCATGTCGCCGGGGGCCGCTCCGCGTCACCACCGGCTCAGCACTCGATGATGTTCACCGCGAGACCGCCGCGAGCGGTCTCCTTGTACTTGACGCTCATGTCCGCGCCGGTCTCCTTCATGGTCTTGATGACCTTGTCCAGGGAGACCTTGTGGCTGCCGTCGCCGCGCATCGCCATCCGCGCCGCCGTGACGGCCTTCACCGCCGCCATGCCGTTGCGCTCGATGCACGGGATCTGCACCAGACCGCCGACCGGGTCGCAGGTCAGGCCGAGGTTGTGCTCCATGCCGATCTCGGCGGCGTTCTCCACCTGCTCCGGGGAGCCGCCCATCACCTCGGCGAGCGCGCCCGCCGCCATGGAGCAGGCGGAGCCGACCTCGCCCTGGCAGCCGACCTCGGCACCGGAGATCGAGGCGTTCTCCTTGAAGAGCATGCCGATCGCGCCGGCCGCGAGCAGGAAGCGGACGACGCCCTCCTCGTCGGCGCCGGGCACGAAGTTCATGTAGTAGTGCAGGACCGCCGGGATGATGCCCGCGGCGCCGTTCGTCGGGGCGGTGACGACGCGGCCGCCCGCCGCGTTCTCCTCGTTCACGGCCATCGCGTAGAGGGTGATCCACTCCATCGCGAGCGCCTGCGGGTCGCCCTCGGAGCGCAGCTTGCGCGCGGTGGTGGCGGCGCGCCGGCGCACCTTCAGACCGCCCGGCAGGATGCCCTCGCGGGACATGCCGCGCGAGACACAGGCCTGCATGACGCGCCAGATGTCCAGGAGGCCTTCGCGGATCTCCTCCTCGGTCCGCCACGCCTTCTCGTTCTCCAGCATCAGCGCGGAGATCGACAGACCGGTCTCGCGGGAGAGCCGCAGCAGCTCGTCACCGGTGCGGAAGGGGTACTTCAGCACGGTGTCGTCGAGCTTGATCCGGTCCTCGCCGACGGCGTCCTCGTCGACGACGAAGCCGCCGCCGACCGAGTAGTACGTCTTCTCCAGCAGCGTGGCGCCCTCGGCGTCGTACGCCCACAGGGTCATGCCGTTCGCGTGGTACGGGAGCGCCTTGCGGCGGTGCAGGACCAGGTCCTCGTCGAAGTCGAAGTCGATCTCGTGCGCACCGAGGACGCTGATCCGCTTGCTGCTCCTGATCCGCTCGACCTGGTCGTCGGCGGTCTCGACGTCGACCGTGCGCGGGGAGTTCCCCTCCAGGCCCAGCAGGACGGCCTTGGGGGTGCCGTGGCCGTGGCCGGTCGCGCCCAGCGAGCCGTACAGCTCGGCGCGTATCGCGGTGGTGTGGGCGAGCAGGCCCTCGTTCTTCAGGCGGCGGGCGAACAGGGCCGCTGCCCGCATCGGGCCGACCGTGTGGGAGCTGGACGGGCCGATGCCGATCGAGAACAGGTCGAAGACCGAGATGGCCACGGGGGTACTCCTCAAGCTGGTAGACGCCGTTGTCTGCCGGGTTGGCGCAGAAGGACGAACGGGCTGTACGTGGTGCGGGGCACCGCACCCACTGTCCAGTGTGCGCGGTGCCCCTTGTGTTTTGCTTACGTCTGGATTACAGACCAGGGTAAAGCGGGTGCTTCGCGGCCAGGGCCGTCACCCGGGCCTTCAGCGCCTCACCGTCGTAGGACGGCTTGAGCACCTCGGCGATGATGTCGGCGACCTCGCGGAAGTCCTCGGCCTGGAAGCCGCGGGTCGCGAGCGCCGGCGTACCGATCCGCAGACCCGAGGTGACCATCGGCGGGCGGGGGTCGTTCGGGACCGCGTTGCGGTTGACCGTGATGCCGACCTCGTGGAGCCGGTCCTCGGCCTGCTGGCCGTCCAGCTCCGAGTGTCGCAGGTCGACCAGGACCAGGTGCACGTCCGTGCCGCCGGACAGGACGGAGACGCCGGCCTGCTTGACGTCGTCCTGGACCAGCCGCTCGGCGATGATCTTCGAGCCCTCCAGGGTGCGCTGCTGGCGCTCCTTGAACTCCTCGGAGGCCGCGACCTTGAAGGAGACCGCCTTCGCCGCGATGACGTGCTCCAG from Streptomyces formicae includes these protein-coding regions:
- a CDS encoding L,D-transpeptidase; the protein is MNGQPISGASAGFGSGAGIGAGGGGGRGHGRGRGSTGVLALVLGALLLLVTACGGGEAGKGGEDEGKGGGGQAVGNTASQAVVTVAPKDGAKSVATSGALKVTADKGKLTAVTVQDDKGNTVEGKIAAGGASWEPLAHLAAATKYKVHAVAKDADGRESAKDTTFTTLVPKNTFIGHYTPEDGSTVGVGMPVSVNFTRGITNPEAVENAIEVTTEPSVPVEGHWFGNDRLDFRPEKYWAAGTKVTVKLNLDGVEGRPGVYGKQAKSFSFTIGRSQVSTADAKSHTMKVVRDGKLIKTIPITAGAPSTTTYNGQMVISEKYRVTRMNGATVGFGGEYDIKDVPHAMRLSTSGTFIHGNYWASSGTFGSANVSHGCVGLRDVRGGWDKKAPAAWMYNNSIIGDVVIVKNSKDKQIAPDNGLNGWNMSWAEWTK
- a CDS encoding enoyl-CoA hydratase/isomerase family protein; this encodes MTVSLEVSEGVGTIRLDRPPMNALDIATQDRLRELAAEATDRDDVRAVILYGGEKVFAAGADIKEMQVMDHAAMVKRSRALQDSFTAVARIPKPVVAAVTGYALGGGCELALCADYRIAADNAKLGQPEILLGLIPGAGGTQRLARLVGPSKAKDLIFTGRHVKADEALAIGLVDRVVPAAEVYEQAHAWAAKLAQGPALALRAAKESVDAGLETDIDTGLAIERNWFAGLFATEDRERGMRSFVEEGPGKAKFL
- a CDS encoding ATP-binding protein, coding for MTAARWMPAVEDEQAVKALELFGNPTDEEVRLPSRPESAATARRLTQSVVLRQWALSPQIAEHATLLVSELVGNAVRHTGARVFGLRMLRRRGWIRVEVRDPSRGLPCLMPVHDLDTSGRGLFLVDKLSDRWGVDLLPRGKTTWFEMRVADRV
- a CDS encoding YncE family protein, with amino-acid sequence MRARVHTGAALAVLLLLSVVAAGCTAPDRQSGRESAPPPPTTEAAAVPAGLPGMPPVLDPKDIYAADRPGRLSPTVAGFPSRVYVPNTLSHTVTVIDPATYKIVDTIPVGDHPQHVVPSWDLKTLWVNNNRGNSLTPIDPATGKAGSPVDVHDPYNLYFTPNGRYAVVMASLDRELVFRDPHTMQALKTTPVSCYGVNHADFSADGRYFIVSCEFSGELLKVDTERMEVTAQQKLPLSGAMPQDVKLSPDGRTFYIADMKAHGVWVLDGDRFTAPNLLPTGKGAHGLYVSRDSREMYITNRGEGSISVFDFARDDLTKKWQLPGGGSPDMGGVSADGKVLWLSGRYHSEVYAVDTTTGRQLARIPVGDGPHGLAVYPQPGRYSLGHTGVFR
- a CDS encoding GNAT family N-acetyltransferase: MSDELVRILAAAARGEFPPPDGTTTVVPQPDPRDAGVLAFTAHSVVFTDEDPAWVRSTLAAAAGDPLAASMNPGFLSALMARTARSMNTIDLLSVAPWRSGLPDLPLREFEDQDHPRVARALKYRDDVRVWAADGGVLVLGRGVAGRWEAAIEVDLEARGAGLGVELALAARHLVPRGGYVWAQQSPGNARSVRTFQQAGYRPVGSEALLVSG
- a CDS encoding EF-hand domain-containing protein codes for the protein MADIESARKAFDRYDLNGDGLISASEYKSVMAQLGDFHVTETVAEAVIKAKDGNGDGLLTFDEFWASFDRS
- a CDS encoding L-serine ammonia-lyase, whose product is MAISVFDLFSIGIGPSSSHTVGPMRAAALFARRLKNEGLLAHTTAIRAELYGSLGATGHGHGTPKAVLLGLEGNSPRTVDVETADDQVERIRSSKRISVLGAHEIDFDFDEDLVLHRRKALPYHANGMTLWAYDAEGATLLEKTYYSVGGGFVVDEDAVGEDRIKLDDTVLKYPFRTGDELLRLSRETGLSISALMLENEKAWRTEEEIREGLLDIWRVMQACVSRGMSREGILPGGLKVRRRAATTARKLRSEGDPQALAMEWITLYAMAVNEENAAGGRVVTAPTNGAAGIIPAVLHYYMNFVPGADEEGVVRFLLAAGAIGMLFKENASISGAEVGCQGEVGSACSMAAGALAEVMGGSPEQVENAAEIGMEHNLGLTCDPVGGLVQIPCIERNGMAAVKAVTAARMAMRGDGSHKVSLDKVIKTMKETGADMSVKYKETARGGLAVNIIEC